One genomic window of Haliotis asinina isolate JCU_RB_2024 chromosome 4, JCU_Hal_asi_v2, whole genome shotgun sequence includes the following:
- the LOC137282328 gene encoding nucleolar protein dao-5-like — MRIAMICSCGKRSLETPPILDVERILQDYAWKDFKEKSGPVEKIFLRRRDFDVDVPMNYFHFEDSDTILKTKDSKAKPKAAAGQSIPETSVLQTQFRNNTNKSQTYKFRIERTRKATISVTFQRGFSIGGKAQFKLGLPKMMCQGGEVDMRLQISKTTGETFDETLTFEANSDINVEENCNYTANVAFTEKEISAEFMVQTLMRMPTGTAPVYIRRKRDHELYATVFINDLKDVFADYKASAEIIDESAKDAKVARYAIKFTTTGIVEGMRLSGQKIYLDSKKLDKGDTSGMEVPVASQSAGAMIAGVGAAHHSGLFRANFPSDSDDAKEDSTDGASMSTYRSINNGQSETRILKAPQIPTIITTAPSSQETSPPSDAGTNTSMETQSLPEDKNEDVFDKTTPSSSATPSPKPSPGKLPSKDTHKETGKVPLKETKSSSRGSKDETKVPAHEVKSPTQAPKPKVVKEDSFGKHKMVKEDSLTKADATKLKAEPQRVKQESQKVKEAPKVKPDPTKVQNIKILTKQTSNPKESPDAPEKQRDEKSKEEKSKDDKPKEDKTKDDKSKDEKPKEEKVVLRRSFKHETLERMERVSSLSEKPRILPKSGSLPRASVHSIEPQSSEEDSTSSLSKLSKCTSV; from the coding sequence ATGAGAATAGCCATGATTTGCTCGTGTGGTAAGCGGTCTTTAGAAACGCCTCCAATACTGGATGTGGAGAGAATACTACAAGATTATGCTTGGAaagattttaaagaaaaaagtgGACCAGTTGAAAAGATATTCTTGCGCAGACGAgactttgatgttgatgttcctATGAACTACTTCCACTTTGAAGATTCTGATACGATTCTGAAAACAAAAGATTCCAAAGCAAAACCGAAAGCAGCTGCCGGTCAGTCTATTCCAGAAACATCTGTCCTGCAGACACAGTTCAGAAACAACACAAATAAAAGTCAGACATACAAGTTCAGAATAGAAAGGACAAGGAAAGCCACGATCAGTGTCACGTTTCAGAGAGGTTTTTCAATTGGTGGGAAGGCCCAGTTCAAACTGGGACTCCCGAAGATGATGTGTCAAGGAGGCGAAGTTGACATGAGGTTGCAAATATCCAAAACAACTGGGGAAACCTTTGACGAAACACTGACATTTGAGGCCAATAGTGATATCAATGTGGAGGAAAACTGCAACTACACCGCTAATGTGGCCTTCACTGAGAAGGAAATATCAGCTGAGTTCATGGTGCAGACGTTGATGAGGATGCCGACTGGAACAGCGCCTGTGTACATCAGAAGAAAACGAGACCACGAACTTTATGCAACAGTTTTTATAAACGACCTCAAAGACGTTTTCGCCGATTATAAAGCTTCCGCAGAAATCATTGACGAGTCTGCTAAGGACGCGAAGGTTGCTCGGTATGCAATCAAGTTCACTACAACTGGAATTGTTGAGGGAATGCGACTCTCTGGTCAGAAAATATATCTTGACTCAAAGAAGTTAGACAAGGGAGATACATCTGGCATGGAGGTGCCAGTTGCGAGTCAAAGTGCAGGGGCAATGATTGCTGGAGTTGGTGCCGCTCATCATTCTGGACTATTTCGAGCTAATTTCCCATCGGATAGTGATGATGCTAAGGAAGACTCTACAGATGGCGCCTCCATGTCTACCTACAGAAGCATCAACAATGGACAGTCGGAGACACGGATTTTAAAGGCACCTCAGATCCCTACCATTATAACCACAGCTCCAAGCTCCCAGGAAACATCTCCTCCATCTGATGCTGGCACTAACACAAGTATGGAGACACAATCGCTTCCTGAGGACAAAAACGAAGACGTCTTTGACAAGACGACACCATCTTCTTCTGCAACACCTTCTCCAAAACCAAGTCCCGGAAAACTACCCTCTAAGGACACGCATAAGGAAACGGGCAAAGTGCCACTAAAAGAAACAAAGTCTTCGTCAAGAGGATCTAAGGATGAAACTAAAGTCCCCGCCCATGAGGTGAAGTCGCCAACGCAGGCACCAAAACCAAAGGTAGTGAAGGAAGACAGCTTTGGCAAGCACAAAATGGTGAAAGAGGACAGCCTTACCAAAGCTGATGCCACCAAACTTAAAGCAGAACCTCAAAGAGTTAAGCAAGAGTCACAAAAAGTAAAAGAGGCCCCGAAGGTAAAACCAGATCCCACAAAGGTCCAGAATATTAAAATCCTTACAAAACAGACTTCCAACCCTAAAGAGTCCCCAGATGCACCAGAGAAGCAAAGGGATGAGAAGTCAAAGGAAGAGAAGTCAAAGGATGATAAGCCAAAAGAAGACAAGACAAAAGATGACAAGTCAAAGGATGAAAAACCAAAGGAAGAGAAGGTAGTGCTTCGTCGCAGCTTCAAACATGAGACTTTGGAGAGAATGGAAAGGGTGTCATCGCTTTCTGAAAAGCCCAGAATTCTGCCCAAATCAGGGAGTTTACCCAGAGCGAGTGTTCATTCGATTGAACCGCAGAGTTCAGAGGAAGATAGCACAAGCAGTTTAAGCAAACTCTCTAAGTGCACTAGTGTCTGA